A single Nitrospirota bacterium DNA region contains:
- the dnaJ gene encoding molecular chaperone DnaJ → MAKDYYELLGVHRNATDAELKRAYRRLAHEFHPDKNPGNKEAEDKFKEINEAYEVLSDGQKRTYYDQFGTAPGAQAGPGGFGAGMGMGDIFGDIFGEFFGTGRGGARAVAGDDLRYNLKISFEDAAFGTATKIRVPRWERCPECDGLGAASKDKIITCSYCHGSGQVRTQQGFFSISRSCPRCGGEGKIITEPCKTCKGRRRVERERTLSIKVPAGVETGTTIRLSGEGELGAYGGPPGDLYVYLAVGEHALFQREGLDIICPVPITFVQAALGAEIEVPTLTGPMKLKIPAGTQPGHVFRLKGKGVPHLRGSGTGDQVCRIMVEVPAKLTGRQKELLLEFDRLNGEHSAPITTGFFDKVKEIFGDKAKK, encoded by the coding sequence ATGGCCAAGGATTATTACGAACTGCTGGGGGTCCATCGCAATGCCACGGACGCGGAGCTCAAGCGAGCATACCGCCGGCTGGCCCACGAATTCCACCCGGACAAGAACCCCGGGAACAAGGAAGCCGAGGACAAGTTCAAGGAGATCAACGAGGCGTATGAGGTCCTGTCGGACGGCCAGAAACGCACCTATTACGACCAGTTCGGTACGGCGCCCGGTGCGCAGGCCGGACCGGGGGGCTTTGGTGCCGGCATGGGCATGGGCGATATCTTCGGCGATATCTTCGGGGAGTTCTTCGGCACCGGCCGGGGCGGCGCCCGGGCGGTCGCTGGAGACGACCTCCGCTACAACCTGAAGATCAGCTTCGAGGACGCCGCCTTCGGGACCGCGACCAAGATCCGCGTGCCCCGCTGGGAGCGCTGCCCCGAGTGCGACGGATTGGGCGCCGCCTCGAAGGATAAGATCATCACGTGTTCCTACTGCCACGGGTCCGGCCAGGTCCGGACGCAGCAGGGTTTCTTCAGCATCAGCCGTTCATGCCCCCGTTGCGGCGGTGAAGGAAAGATCATCACCGAACCCTGCAAGACATGCAAGGGCCGGAGACGGGTGGAGCGCGAGCGGACGCTTTCCATCAAGGTTCCTGCAGGCGTTGAAACGGGGACCACGATCCGCTTGAGCGGGGAGGGGGAACTGGGCGCCTACGGAGGGCCTCCCGGCGATCTCTATGTGTACCTTGCCGTCGGGGAGCACGCCCTGTTCCAGCGGGAGGGATTGGACATCATCTGTCCGGTCCCGATTACGTTCGTGCAGGCGGCGCTCGGCGCCGAGATCGAAGTGCCCACGCTCACGGGTCCCATGAAGCTGAAGATACCGGCGGGCACGCAGCCGGGGCACGTATTCCGGCTAAAAGGCAAGGGCGTCCCGCACCTCCGCGGCTCGGGAACGGGTGACCAGGTCTGCAGGATCATGGTCGAGGTGCCGGCCAAGCTGACGGGGAGGCAGAAAGAGCTTCTCCTGGAATTCGATCGCCTGAACGGCGAGCATTCGGCCCCGATCACCACGGGATTTTTTGACAAGGTGAAGGAGATCTTTGGCGACAAGGCGAAGAAATGA
- the lgt gene encoding prolipoprotein diacylglyceryl transferase — protein MRYPSIDPEILRVGPFAIRWYGLMYVLGFVSSYVLVRHQVKKRRLPLTGDFLDSFYSSLIFGLIIGARLGYVLFYNLAFYLQHPLDVFALWHGGMSFHGGFIGSVLAGVWCCKRFKTDPWLVADLVAVTAPIGLGFGRLGNFINGELYGRITAVPWGMIFPGGGPLPRHPSQLYEFCLEGVVLFTILWTIKDRVRQTGVVIALFVSLYGMLRIVGEFFREPDPQLGYIAGPFTMGQALSACMVLAGIVLLYFRSHREAPPS, from the coding sequence ATCCGTTATCCTTCCATAGATCCCGAAATCCTGCGCGTCGGACCTTTTGCGATCCGATGGTATGGACTCATGTATGTTCTGGGATTCGTCTCTTCGTACGTGCTTGTTCGCCATCAAGTGAAGAAACGGCGTCTCCCGCTCACGGGCGACTTTCTCGACTCCTTCTACTCCTCCCTCATCTTCGGCCTGATCATCGGGGCCCGTCTGGGCTATGTGCTCTTTTACAACCTGGCCTTTTACCTGCAGCATCCTCTCGATGTGTTCGCCCTGTGGCACGGCGGGATGTCTTTTCACGGGGGGTTCATCGGGAGTGTTCTGGCTGGAGTCTGGTGCTGCAAGCGGTTCAAGACGGACCCCTGGCTGGTGGCCGACCTCGTGGCGGTCACGGCTCCGATCGGGCTCGGGTTCGGCAGGCTTGGGAACTTCATCAACGGCGAGCTCTACGGCAGGATCACTGCCGTTCCCTGGGGCATGATCTTTCCCGGCGGAGGCCCGCTCCCGCGCCATCCGTCGCAGCTCTATGAATTCTGTCTCGAAGGAGTGGTCCTCTTCACGATCCTGTGGACGATCAAGGATAGGGTGCGTCAAACAGGCGTTGTCATTGCACTGTTCGTCTCACTCTACGGCATGCTCAGGATCGTCGGGGAGTTTTTCCGGGAACCGGACCCGCAGCTCGGCTACATCGCCGGTCCGTTCACCATGGGACAGGCGCTCAGCGCCTGCATGGTCCTTGCCGGCATTGTGCTGCTGTACTTCAGGTCGCATCGGGAAGCGCCGCCTTCCTGA
- a CDS encoding ferritin family protein, protein MDALELAMRMETDAIAFYTEAARKTRYPAGKKMFEAITQDERRHLEMIAKLVKGLHITHSDVTPLQNVKTVFEAMKSEMMQKAEATQDELEAFRIAMRMEKEGMEHYQKTLAHATKDLERTFLEQLIREEQQHYDIFANTYQFLSDTGNWFMWEERGIVEGG, encoded by the coding sequence ATGGATGCTCTGGAACTGGCAATGAGGATGGAAACGGACGCAATAGCCTTTTACACCGAGGCCGCTCGCAAGACCAGGTACCCGGCGGGGAAAAAGATGTTCGAAGCGATCACCCAGGATGAACGGCGTCACCTGGAAATGATCGCAAAGCTCGTGAAAGGCCTCCATATCACCCACAGCGATGTGACCCCCCTGCAGAATGTGAAGACCGTGTTCGAGGCGATGAAGTCCGAAATGATGCAGAAAGCCGAAGCGACCCAGGATGAGCTCGAAGCGTTCAGGATCGCCATGCGGATGGAAAAAGAAGGGATGGAGCATTATCAGAAGACCCTCGCGCACGCCACCAAGGACCTGGAGCGGACGTTCCTGGAACAGCTGATCCGGGAAGAGCAGCAGCACTACGACATTTTTGCCAATACCTACCAGTTCCTGTCCGATACGGGGAACTGGTTCATGTGGGAGGAACGGGGCATTGTCGAGGGCGGATGA
- a CDS encoding radical SAM protein, protein MTYHLSGRAVLKWLETPAIYHIDNDELYELDADSFRFMKGCMTGEGCRSKDGAFIDYCMDEDLLTKKKIVSRRPALRQAPVPSLRYLELQITDSCNLRCKHCYSGEGAGNELSPEQIRGILAEFEEMQGLRLLLSGGEPLLHSRFSEINEMLPDFFLRKVLFTNGVLLRKELLKSLKTDEIQVSIDGLEAAHDVVRGTGMFTRTLQAIRLALDAGFDVSVSTMVHRANLKDFDAMEKLFRDLGIKDWTVDVPCAVGRLKQHTELVVSPEEGGKYLGYGFGGGLHSSGQGFGCGLHLMAVMADGKAAKCTFYGDRAIGTIDQGLRPAWQKMKPVLLKDLACDCDYIEVCRGGCRYRAELMSGEGGKDPYRCTLYGIL, encoded by the coding sequence ATGACCTATCATCTTTCGGGCCGGGCCGTGCTGAAATGGCTGGAAACACCGGCGATCTATCACATCGACAATGACGAGCTGTACGAGCTCGATGCCGATTCGTTCCGCTTCATGAAAGGGTGCATGACCGGCGAAGGCTGCCGGTCAAAGGACGGGGCGTTCATCGACTACTGCATGGATGAGGATCTTCTCACCAAGAAAAAAATCGTTTCACGGCGACCCGCGCTCCGGCAGGCCCCTGTCCCCTCCCTGCGCTATCTGGAGCTCCAGATAACCGATTCCTGCAACCTGCGATGCAAGCACTGCTACAGCGGGGAAGGGGCGGGCAATGAACTTTCGCCTGAACAGATACGCGGCATACTGGCCGAGTTCGAGGAGATGCAGGGGCTGCGCCTCCTCCTGTCCGGAGGAGAACCTCTGTTGCACAGCAGGTTTAGCGAGATCAACGAAATGCTTCCCGACTTCTTCCTGCGCAAGGTGCTGTTCACCAACGGCGTGCTGCTCCGGAAGGAGTTGCTTAAGTCGCTGAAGACCGACGAGATACAGGTCAGCATTGACGGGCTGGAAGCGGCCCACGATGTCGTCCGGGGCACCGGCATGTTCACGCGTACCCTGCAGGCGATCCGTCTCGCCCTCGATGCCGGTTTCGATGTATCGGTCTCGACCATGGTGCATCGGGCCAATCTGAAGGATTTCGATGCAATGGAAAAGTTGTTCCGCGACCTTGGGATCAAGGACTGGACCGTTGACGTGCCCTGCGCTGTAGGCCGGCTGAAGCAACACACCGAGCTTGTCGTCAGTCCCGAGGAGGGCGGCAAATACCTGGGGTACGGATTTGGCGGCGGCCTTCATTCCTCAGGCCAGGGCTTCGGATGCGGACTGCATCTGATGGCCGTAATGGCAGACGGAAAGGCCGCGAAATGCACCTTTTACGGTGATCGTGCGATCGGCACTATAGATCAGGGACTCAGGCCGGCCTGGCAGAAGATGAAACCCGTCCTCCTGAAGGACCTTGCCTGCGACTGCGACTATATCGAGGTGTGCCGGGGAGGATGCCGTTACCGTGCGGAGCTCATGAGCGGGGAGGGAGGAAAAGACCCCTATCGCTGTACTCTCTATGGTATACTTTAA
- a CDS encoding 2-oxoacid:acceptor oxidoreductase subunit alpha, whose protein sequence is MDYTIKIGGEAGQGIQTIGDTIGRVFARAGYHVFSHQDYESRVRGGHNFYQIRISERPIAASRQNVDILIALDKESILRHEQELAENGRVVYDSSTLKMKPEGPAFFDVPFVEIAVTSGGERIMENTVATGAVLGMLGLDIDYLLTNIGETFARKGEKIVAGNRKAAIAGYDYAVKNCTRCLFSLGDVASPRPRMLIGGVESIALGALASGCRFYAAYPMTPSTGIMNYLASKEREYGIIVEQAEDEIAAINMALGASFAGVRAMTGTSGGGFALMAEGLSLAGMTETPVVIAMGQRPGPATGFPTRTEQGELQFLLSAGHGEFPRIIFAPGTPQQAFLLMNKAFDLAEKFQIPVFVLFDTYLSDSQWTMDGIDTDRTVYTDYRLRGGAFENVADYKRHAFTASGVSPFGVPGDAKHIVVTDSDEHDEEGHIVEDAETRVKMVQKRLFNKLPLIRQEIAPPFLYGDHDPETVLVGWGSTYGMLREAVDEIAKSRSIAMLHFSEVYPLPLLEKFDYVRFLADAKVAICMEQNATGQFERLIRGETGYEFTTHIHKFDGRPFLLEELVGEIRAALGKI, encoded by the coding sequence ATGGACTATACCATAAAGATCGGCGGCGAGGCCGGCCAGGGAATACAGACCATCGGGGACACGATCGGACGGGTCTTTGCCCGCGCGGGTTATCACGTATTCAGCCACCAGGATTACGAGTCGAGGGTCCGCGGCGGCCACAATTTTTATCAGATACGAATTTCCGAACGGCCGATCGCCGCGTCGCGTCAGAACGTCGATATCCTGATCGCCCTGGACAAAGAGAGCATCCTGCGTCATGAGCAGGAGCTCGCAGAGAATGGGCGCGTCGTTTACGACTCTTCAACATTAAAAATGAAACCGGAAGGCCCTGCCTTTTTCGATGTCCCTTTTGTCGAGATTGCCGTCACGAGCGGCGGTGAACGCATCATGGAGAACACCGTGGCGACGGGCGCTGTGCTCGGGATGCTCGGCCTTGACATCGATTACCTGCTCACGAACATAGGCGAGACGTTCGCCAGGAAGGGTGAGAAGATCGTTGCCGGGAACAGGAAGGCGGCCATCGCCGGTTACGACTATGCCGTGAAGAACTGCACCCGGTGCTTATTCTCCTTGGGCGACGTCGCTTCTCCGCGGCCACGGATGCTGATCGGCGGCGTGGAGTCCATAGCGCTCGGCGCGCTTGCCTCGGGCTGCAGGTTCTACGCGGCCTACCCCATGACCCCGTCAACGGGCATCATGAACTATCTCGCGTCCAAGGAGCGGGAGTACGGCATCATCGTCGAACAGGCCGAGGACGAGATCGCGGCGATCAACATGGCCCTGGGCGCGTCCTTCGCCGGCGTCCGCGCCATGACCGGGACCTCGGGCGGGGGGTTTGCCCTGATGGCCGAGGGGCTGTCCCTCGCCGGCATGACCGAGACGCCCGTCGTGATCGCCATGGGCCAGCGACCGGGACCGGCAACGGGTTTTCCCACGCGGACCGAGCAGGGCGAGCTCCAGTTCCTTCTTTCCGCGGGGCATGGCGAGTTCCCCCGGATCATCTTCGCACCCGGAACGCCGCAGCAGGCCTTCCTGCTCATGAATAAGGCCTTCGATCTTGCGGAAAAGTTCCAGATCCCCGTTTTTGTTCTTTTTGACACTTACCTCTCGGACAGCCAGTGGACCATGGACGGGATCGACACGGACAGGACCGTTTATACCGATTACCGGCTGCGGGGCGGCGCGTTCGAGAATGTCGCCGACTACAAGCGGCATGCCTTCACCGCGAGCGGCGTATCCCCCTTCGGTGTTCCGGGCGATGCGAAACATATCGTTGTCACGGACAGCGATGAGCACGATGAGGAGGGCCATATCGTCGAGGACGCGGAGACGAGGGTGAAGATGGTCCAGAAGAGGCTGTTCAACAAGCTGCCCCTGATCCGGCAGGAGATCGCGCCTCCCTTCCTGTACGGCGATCACGATCCCGAGACCGTCCTCGTCGGCTGGGGGTCGACCTACGGAATGCTGAGGGAAGCCGTGGACGAAATTGCGAAGTCGCGGAGCATCGCCATGCTTCATTTCAGCGAGGTCTACCCGCTTCCGCTTCTTGAAAAGTTCGATTATGTCCGGTTCCTCGCCGATGCGAAGGTCGCGATATGCATGGAACAGAACGCAACGGGACAGTTCGAGCGGCTGATCCGCGGAGAGACCGGCTATGAGTTTACGACGCACATTCATAAGTTCGACGGCAGGCCGTTTTTGCTCGAAGAACTGGTAGGAGAGATCCGTGCCGCCCTTGGAAAGATATAA
- a CDS encoding 2-oxoacid:ferredoxin oxidoreductase subunit beta, with translation MPPLERYKGQTPAWCPGCGNFPILKAFNEAMAELDLEPHQVTVVSGIGQAAKLPHYTRCNTFNGLHGRALPVATGIKLANHAMPVIVTTGDGDCYGEGGNHFLAAIRRNINIKLFVHDNQIYGLTKGQPSPTTAEGTVAKNAPLGVLSEQFNPMALAVALDCSFAARAFAGDTGHLKGLMKEAMNHRGFALIDILQPCVTFNRVNTYEWYSRRVYHIEPGYEPGDRAAAFTKALEWGDRIPLGVIYRNHRQTFEERLPMISGKPLVHQAFDATKIRTTIKEFY, from the coding sequence GTGCCGCCCTTGGAAAGATATAAAGGCCAAACCCCCGCCTGGTGTCCGGGATGCGGAAATTTCCCGATCCTCAAAGCCTTCAATGAGGCCATGGCCGAGCTGGACCTGGAGCCCCACCAGGTGACCGTTGTTTCGGGCATCGGCCAGGCCGCTAAACTTCCCCACTATACGAGATGCAACACCTTCAACGGACTTCACGGAAGGGCGCTGCCGGTGGCTACCGGCATCAAGCTCGCGAACCATGCCATGCCGGTCATCGTCACGACCGGCGACGGCGACTGCTACGGCGAAGGCGGGAACCATTTCCTTGCCGCCATACGCCGGAACATCAACATCAAGCTCTTCGTTCACGACAACCAGATATACGGTCTGACCAAGGGTCAGCCTTCACCCACGACGGCGGAAGGCACTGTCGCGAAGAACGCTCCCCTCGGCGTCCTGTCGGAACAGTTCAATCCCATGGCCCTCGCCGTGGCCCTCGACTGCAGCTTCGCGGCACGCGCCTTTGCCGGAGACACCGGCCATTTGAAGGGGCTCATGAAGGAAGCGATGAACCACCGCGGGTTCGCTCTCATTGACATTCTGCAGCCCTGCGTGACCTTCAACAGGGTCAACACCTACGAATGGTACAGCAGGCGCGTCTATCACATCGAGCCCGGCTACGAGCCCGGAGACCGTGCCGCCGCGTTCACGAAAGCCCTCGAATGGGGGGACCGGATCCCGCTTGGCGTCATTTACCGCAATCACCGCCAGACCTTCGAGGAGCGGCTGCCGATGATCTCAGGCAAACCGCTTGTGCACCAGGCCTTCGACGCAACAAAGATCCGGACGACGATCAAGGAGTTTTATTAA
- the corA gene encoding magnesium/cobalt transporter CorA: MRKLNKKQTRKAGLPPGTLLYTGERKEEAVKIHVIDYDESNFLKTELSTIEACMPYKNKPTVTWINIDSVQNIPVLEKLGECFGLHRLVMEDIVNIDQRPKAEDYGEYLFVVLKMLSSGKNGDIVTEQISIIFGANFVLSFQEGIEGDVFNLIRERLRSGKGRIRKMGADYLAYSLLDAVVDNYFVILEKFGEKLEVLETELIENPTQKTVQRIYQLKRELIFLHNAVWPLREVVSALGKHESPLIREATVPYFRDVYDHVIHVIDSVDIYREMISSMLDMYLSSVSNRLNEVMKVLTAISLIFMPLTFIVGVYGMNFKYMPELEWRYGYFLTLLVMLGIGVSMFFYFKRKKWL; encoded by the coding sequence ATGCGCAAGCTCAACAAAAAGCAGACCAGGAAAGCCGGCCTCCCTCCCGGGACCCTGTTGTACACCGGAGAGAGGAAGGAAGAGGCGGTCAAGATCCACGTCATCGATTACGACGAGTCGAACTTCCTCAAAACAGAGCTTTCTACCATCGAAGCGTGCATGCCTTACAAGAACAAGCCGACCGTCACCTGGATCAACATCGACAGCGTCCAGAATATCCCGGTGCTCGAAAAACTCGGCGAGTGCTTCGGGCTCCACCGGCTCGTGATGGAAGACATCGTGAACATTGACCAGCGTCCGAAAGCGGAGGATTACGGCGAATACCTGTTCGTCGTGCTCAAGATGCTGTCGAGCGGCAAGAATGGCGATATCGTCACCGAGCAGATCAGCATCATCTTCGGCGCAAATTTCGTCCTCTCCTTCCAGGAAGGGATCGAAGGCGATGTGTTCAACCTGATCCGCGAACGGCTCAGGAGCGGCAAGGGCCGTATACGGAAGATGGGCGCCGACTATCTGGCCTACTCGCTTCTCGATGCGGTCGTGGACAACTACTTCGTGATCCTCGAAAAGTTCGGCGAGAAGCTCGAGGTGCTCGAAACGGAATTGATCGAGAATCCGACACAGAAAACCGTGCAGCGGATCTACCAGTTGAAGAGAGAGCTGATATTCCTGCATAACGCGGTCTGGCCTTTGCGGGAGGTCGTGAGCGCCCTGGGGAAGCACGAGTCGCCGCTCATCCGGGAGGCGACGGTCCCGTATTTTCGGGACGTGTACGACCACGTGATCCATGTGATCGACAGCGTGGACATCTACCGGGAGATGATCTCCAGCATGCTCGACATGTACCTTTCGAGCGTGAGCAACCGGCTGAACGAGGTGATGAAGGTCCTGACGGCGATCTCGTTGATCTTTATGCCGCTCACCTTCATCGTCGGCGTGTACGGGATGAACTTCAAATACATGCCCGAGCTCGAGTGGCGGTACGGGTATTTTCTCACGCTCTTGGTAATGCTCGGCATCGGTGTCTCGATGTTCTTTTACTTCAAACGCAAGAAGTGGCTGTGA
- a CDS encoding DUF4139 domain-containing protein, translating to MQIKRFIAVAAVMILLGAGYGSDSSAENKEAKNGAATSTLDDQTGMALTIYNVNLGLVKDQRQIKLFKGAGNLRFMDVASQIMPTSVHIKSLVNPESLQVLEQNYEYDLLNPQKLLDKYVGKEVKLFTINPYTEREEIVTATLLSNNGQPIFKIGDEITFGHPGRIIFPGVPENLNAKPTLVWMLENSLPTTQRIEASYLTNGINWQSDYVVTLNDKDDKAALAGWVTIDNKSGATYKDARLKLVAGDVNRVKDKHVYEDRMILAAEVAAKAAAPQFKEDSFFEYHIYTLERPATVKDNQTKQISLVAADDIPVKKELLYSGANYYYYNRFGYVMSNQKIGVFVEIRNRKENNLGIPLPKGTVRVYKADKEGSLQFVGEDSIDHTPRDEKIRIKLGDAFDVVGSRKQTDWKKIASDTYEAAFEISLRNHKKEDVMVKVVEPVPGDWIMLNSSHEYKKTEAFAAEFNIPVPRDKEVKLTYRVRMRYQTGY from the coding sequence ATGCAAATCAAAAGATTCATTGCGGTTGCAGCGGTAATGATCCTGCTCGGTGCCGGTTATGGTTCGGATTCATCAGCAGAAAATAAGGAAGCAAAAAACGGGGCAGCAACAAGCACTCTGGACGATCAGACCGGGATGGCGCTGACCATCTACAACGTCAACCTCGGGCTGGTGAAGGACCAGCGGCAGATCAAGCTGTTCAAAGGCGCAGGGAACCTGCGGTTCATGGATGTGGCTTCGCAGATCATGCCGACGAGCGTACATATCAAATCGCTCGTCAATCCCGAGAGCCTTCAGGTCCTCGAGCAGAATTACGAGTACGACCTCCTGAACCCCCAAAAGCTCCTCGACAAGTACGTGGGCAAAGAGGTGAAGCTTTTTACGATAAATCCGTACACCGAGCGTGAGGAGATCGTTACGGCCACACTTCTATCGAACAACGGCCAGCCCATCTTCAAGATCGGCGACGAAATCACCTTCGGCCATCCCGGCAGGATCATCTTCCCCGGCGTGCCTGAAAATCTCAACGCCAAGCCGACCCTCGTCTGGATGCTCGAGAACAGCCTGCCGACAACTCAGAGGATTGAGGCGTCCTATCTCACGAACGGCATCAACTGGCAATCCGATTATGTGGTCACGCTGAACGACAAGGATGATAAGGCGGCCCTGGCGGGATGGGTGACCATCGACAACAAGAGCGGAGCAACGTATAAGGATGCCAGGCTCAAGCTCGTGGCTGGCGACGTGAACCGCGTGAAGGACAAACACGTGTATGAGGACAGGATGATTCTTGCCGCCGAAGTGGCAGCGAAAGCTGCGGCACCGCAGTTTAAAGAGGATTCGTTCTTCGAGTACCATATATATACTCTTGAACGACCCGCGACGGTCAAGGACAACCAGACCAAACAGATCAGCCTGGTGGCTGCCGACGACATTCCGGTCAAGAAGGAGCTTTTATACTCCGGCGCAAACTATTATTACTACAATCGCTTCGGCTATGTCATGTCAAACCAGAAGATCGGCGTGTTCGTGGAGATCCGGAATAGGAAGGAGAACAATCTCGGCATACCCCTGCCCAAGGGCACGGTGCGGGTCTACAAAGCCGACAAGGAAGGAAGTCTCCAGTTCGTAGGTGAGGACTCGATCGACCATACGCCCAGGGACGAGAAGATCAGGATCAAGCTCGGCGATGCCTTTGACGTGGTCGGAAGCAGGAAGCAGACGGACTGGAAAAAGATCGCCTCAGACACCTATGAAGCGGCCTTCGAGATCTCGCTCAGGAACCATAAGAAGGAGGACGTGATGGTAAAGGTCGTGGAACCGGTCCCCGGGGACTGGATCATGCTGAACTCCTCCCACGAGTATAAGAAGACCGAGGCCTTCGCAGCGGAATTCAACATCCCCGTTCCCAGAGACAAGGAAGTAAAGCTCACCTACCGGGTGAGGATGAGGTATCAGACGGGATATTGA
- a CDS encoding DUF2275 domain-containing protein: protein MDHNDIRHKLSEYMDGAVTPEENAVIEEHLKTCPLCSEALRELETTVEHMKNIEEVEPPAWMTQKIMAKVRAEAEKKWFIHRLFFPLHVKLPLETLGVMLLAVMVFFMYQNNQPAKYAESPTQEFSPKAETSPPATAKDELGKADNSTHGKQVLQKPAYKALDMRQEYEKPAPPVPEGRTAPAPTPAPSKNEAHPERRAASPQAAGPSVAREQSVQLAGAAPQAEAKLKSAAPAGRNMAAAGADKDAECLPYEPNIVSLAGIINKKDFPGKPNYESIGSGNERETYWILKLDRPICLSADANNELNQPEFGIAEMQLVLDSAKYDEYRSLLARQVTVRGTLFHAHTGHHHTTVLLKVLDITAGTN, encoded by the coding sequence ATGGATCACAACGATATACGACATAAGTTGTCAGAATATATGGACGGTGCGGTCACGCCCGAAGAGAATGCAGTGATCGAAGAACACCTCAAGACCTGTCCGCTGTGCAGCGAGGCCTTGAGAGAACTTGAGACGACCGTCGAGCACATGAAAAATATAGAAGAAGTGGAGCCGCCTGCGTGGATGACGCAGAAGATCATGGCAAAGGTACGCGCCGAAGCGGAGAAGAAGTGGTTCATCCACCGGCTGTTCTTCCCGCTCCACGTCAAGTTGCCGCTCGAAACCCTGGGCGTTATGCTCCTTGCGGTGATGGTGTTCTTTATGTATCAAAACAACCAGCCGGCAAAATACGCCGAGTCGCCTACCCAGGAGTTCTCTCCAAAAGCGGAAACTTCTCCTCCGGCAACTGCTAAGGACGAACTTGGCAAAGCCGATAATTCCACCCACGGGAAACAGGTGCTGCAAAAGCCGGCGTATAAGGCTCTGGACATGAGGCAGGAGTACGAAAAACCCGCGCCGCCGGTACCCGAAGGCCGGACTGCACCTGCTCCTACTCCAGCGCCATCAAAAAATGAAGCTCATCCGGAAAGACGCGCAGCATCACCACAAGCCGCTGGGCCGAGCGTCGCGCGAGAGCAGTCGGTACAATTGGCTGGCGCGGCACCTCAGGCGGAGGCGAAACTAAAATCCGCTGCTCCGGCGGGGCGGAACATGGCCGCAGCAGGAGCGGATAAAGATGCGGAATGTCTCCCTTATGAGCCGAATATAGTTTCGCTTGCCGGCATCATCAACAAAAAAGACTTTCCAGGGAAACCCAATTATGAAAGCATTGGGTCAGGCAATGAGCGGGAGACCTATTGGATATTGAAATTGGACAGACCAATTTGCTTATCCGCAGATGCGAACAATGAATTGAATCAGCCGGAATTCGGCATAGCTGAAATGCAATTGGTGTTGGATTCAGCAAAATATGATGAGTATCGTTCTCTCCTCGCGAGACAGGTGACCGTGCGAGGCACACTATTTCATGCCCATACGGGGCACCACCATACAACCGTCCTCCTGAAGGTCCTTGATATTACTGCAGGAACAAATTAA
- a CDS encoding sigma-70 family RNA polymerase sigma factor, producing MPTAGDDAELVAQSRQGDLDAFEQLVTKHQKRMLNIAFRLIGDYDEACEVVQDAFVSAHRNIKTFRGDSKFSTWLTTITLNHAKNRLKQVRARQRRVAFSLDDPVQTDDGEMSRGLPSNEPSPLDRLENQDIRNNVQGCIEALDPEFREVIVLRDVQDFSYDEIGSILKIREGTVKSRLFRAREAVKDCLKKAMGDL from the coding sequence ATGCCGACGGCGGGTGACGATGCCGAACTCGTCGCACAGTCCCGTCAAGGCGACCTGGACGCTTTTGAACAGCTCGTGACTAAGCACCAGAAAAGGATGCTGAACATCGCGTTCAGGCTGATCGGCGACTACGACGAGGCGTGCGAAGTAGTACAGGATGCTTTCGTCTCGGCCCACAGGAACATCAAGACGTTCCGGGGCGATTCGAAGTTCTCGACCTGGCTTACGACAATAACGCTGAACCATGCGAAGAACAGGCTGAAGCAGGTCAGGGCCCGGCAAAGGCGCGTGGCTTTCTCCCTGGACGATCCTGTGCAAACCGATGACGGAGAAATGTCCAGGGGTCTGCCATCAAATGAGCCGTCCCCGCTCGACCGGCTGGAGAATCAGGACATCCGGAACAATGTGCAAGGGTGCATCGAGGCCCTGGACCCGGAATTCCGGGAGGTAATCGTGCTAAGGGATGTGCAGGACTTTTCCTATGATGAGATCGGGAGTATTCTGAAAATACGCGAGGGCACGGTCAAGTCCCGCCTCTTCCGTGCGCGCGAGGCAGTTAAGGATTGTCTGAAAAAGGCAATGGGAGATTTGTAA
- a CDS encoding UXX-star (seleno)protein family 1 has translation MTNKVVIYGKQGUPYTSKAREAFGDRAVYFDVKADKARLDEMLKITKGVRNVPVIVEDGKTAVGYGGS, from the coding sequence GTGACAAACAAAGTCGTTATTTACGGGAAGCAGGGTTGACCCTATACCAGCAAGGCTCGTGAAGCCTTCGGGGACAGGGCGGTTTATTTCGACGTGAAGGCTGATAAGGCCAGGCTTGATGAGATGCTCAAAATTACCAAGGGTGTGCGGAACGTTCCGGTCATTGTCGAGGACGGAAAGACAGCGGTCGGCTACGGAGGATCGTGA